Proteins from one Pochonia chlamydosporia 170 chromosome Unknown PCv3seq00021, whole genome shotgun sequence genomic window:
- a CDS encoding endonuclease/exonuclease/phosphatase (similar to Metarhizium robertsii ARSEF 23 XP_007826688.1), with translation MVLKCMPAGLHRRDLILMTSNRSALQVIRRPRQQSGQCTIRQIYERTQYLQRRGCSVSLMWVPAENEDFTLKALAKAAAKRAAMCGETPDERPYQASRQSYDWPKLAQQQLGELPEGVGKYSKRVDAALPGRHTRALYDQLERRESDILVQLRTGMARLNGFLHRIGVVESDLCECGKAPETMEHFLFRCRRWTAQREIFLDCSSGKIGNLSYFLGGKAPSDDDKWKPATRAVKAVIKFAMATGRLAREQRP, from the coding sequence ATGGTGCTTAAATGCATGCCTGCAGGGCTCCATCGTCGGGATCTGATTTTAATGACAAGCAACCGATCGGCACTACAAGTTATCCGACGACCACGGCAACAATCCGGCCAGTGCACTATACGCCAGATATACGAACGTACCCAGTATCTTCAAAGGAGAGGCTGCTCTGTTTCACTCATGTGGGTGCCGGCGGAGAACGAAGATTTTACACTAAAAGCGctcgccaaggcagcagcgaAGAGAGCGGCAATGTGTGGTGAGACACCAGATGAACGACCATACCAAGCTAGTCGACAAAGCTACGACTGGCCAAAGCTGGCCCAACAGCAACTAGGAGAGCTCCCGGAGGGAGTGGGTAAGTACTCGAAACGAGTTGATGCTGCACTTCCGGGTAGGCACACACGAGCATTGTACGACCAgctggagagaagagaatCGGACATTCTGGTGCAATTACGTACCGGCATGGCAAGACTGAATGGCTTCCTCCATAGAATCGGGGTGGTGGAATCAGACTTATGCGAATGTGGCAAAGCACCTGAAACAATGGAACACTTTCTGTTTCGATGCAGAAGGTGGACAGCGCAACGGGAGATCTTCCTCGATTGCTCATCGGGGAAGATAGGGAATCTCTCATATTTCTTGGGAGGGAAAGCACcgtctgatgatgacaagTGGAAGCCGGCCACACGAGCAGTGAAGGCAGTGATCAAATTCGCAATGGCAACGGGAAGACTCGCTCGAGAGCAGCGGCCATAG
- a CDS encoding reverse transcriptase (similar to Talaromyces marneffei ATCC 18224 XP_002149557.1), which produces MKTAATSAQSSPQATYAEIARTPPLSQPTNIRSLSSMQTTPSSFTDTLHCTIDVSRVTEQDKHKAQVGTIRQTIEGEVRAKEGYETWRCAAAVKDARNQDRIKVICRNEAELQLVKEVAEKTVVPGARVLRDQLYPVKVDNANRTAVVDEEGNILPGAAEALGAENNVNIAKISWLSKREAGKAYGSMVVYVTKGGDARRLLDNHYFDLAGESAKTNVFEPRIGPVQCYKCQEIGHKRFTCKKPEVCGRCARPGHHHKECHAVEPKCVLCGGPHESFSWNCRVRNTRSNE; this is translated from the coding sequence ATGAAAACTGCTGCGACCTCGGCGCAAAGCAGCCCGCAAGCAACGTACGCAGAGATCGCGCGAACACCGCCACTGAGCCAACCAACAAATATACGGTCTCTGTCATCAATGCAAACAACACCCTCATCATTCACGGACACTCTGCACTGCACAATAGACGTTTCTAGAGTTACGGAACAGGACAAGCATAAGGCCCAAGTTGGTACGATTAGGCAGACGATTGAGGGCGAAGTGAGGGCGAAGGAGGGTTACGAGACGTGGAGATGTGCTGCAGCGGTTAAAGACGCGAGGAACCAGGACCGCATCAAGGTCATCTGTCGAAATGAAGCCGAGCTGCAACTGGTTAAGGAGGTTGCAGAGAAAACCGTCGTGCCAGGAGCTCGTGTCTTGCGAGATCAACTCTACCCGGTTAAAGTCGACAACGCCAACCGAACTGCGGTCGTGGACGAAGAGGGTAACATCCTACCAGGCGCTGCCGAAGCGCTTGGTGCCGAGAACAACGTGAACATAGcaaagatatcatggctaAGCAAGAGAGAAGCTGGTAAAGCGTACGGGTCAATGGTAGTGTACGTGACCAAAGGGGGCGATGCGAGGAGGCTGCTTGATAACCACTACTTCGACCTAGCCGGGGAGTCGGCCAAGACCAACGTCTTTGAACCAAGGATAGGACCGGTGCAATGCTACAAGTGCCAGGAGATTGGCCACAAGAGGTTCACATGCAAGAAACCTGAGGTCTGCGGAAGGTGCGCGAGACCCGGTCATCACCATAAAGAGTGCCATGCGGTGGAACCAAAGTGCGTTCTGTGTGGCGGACCACACGAATCGTTCAGCTGGAATTGCCGTGTGAGGAACACGCGAAGCAATGAATAG